aggaaagctgATGGGATGGTCATTTATCTTTGTTTCGGCTCTTTATCACATGCTGCCGAGCCAAAATGTTGGTCGCTTTAGACTACACCAAATTAatgtgtttgttttattattttcacaatttttaaaagttacGTTCGGCTCTCGTTTTTCCAGCACAGTGTATTCCACTCCGTCCAGGACAAAACTTGGACGATAGTCTCATTAATGTAACTTTGGCAGATGTAATTAACTTCTGAACTACcaagaaatattttacaataaattgGCTGaatcataatttatttgcGCTGAGTGAGGTTGTTTGTAAGActttccactttttttttcagtacttAAAATGGAAGTCTTCATATCATGGTTTGCTAGCTTGGATTTTCTTTCGAGACGTGTTATAGACAGAGTTTagaatcttaaaaaaaaaggaagaaaacttACGAGTAACTTACAATCTTTGTGGCGACAGCACCACCAAAATGTACGCCGTGCATGTCTATCTGTTCTATTTGAAAACAGTTGCGTCGCGCAGTATTTCTGCTGCACTAGGAGGGTGTTCTCGATCAACCCCAAAGACTAACTTAATGAACTCCCTTGTTTCCTTCGTTGCTTGGGAAGGAAAGTGTTTCCCAGGTATGACTGACCTCTGTCCTTGTTGGTCACCGCCCTGTCAAGTGTCAACAGTAAAGAGACGATGCGTTACTTTGAGGCAGCCTTTTGAATCGAAAATAGCTATGATagcaattttcatattttgttcACATTCTATTTTCAAGGGGTCGACCCGAAAATGTGTCATCCTTATACCTGCCAGGGTGTCGTTACAAACCCCAGTCAAGCACAACACCTCACTAATCACTGATTTCAAAAATTGACACTTTTGGAAACCGCTTTTTAGGTGTCACGTGATACAGGCCACTCAATGCTGCGCATTCAGTGCCGTTGGACGTAGCCTTGTTCCCAGGGCATTTCAATTCCCTTCAGGAGAAGGCAACTAGGTTGCTGCTGAAAGGGGTAAAATACAACTCAATAGTTGAGCAGTGTTATTACAACTTCAGCAATGACTGTTAACACTTACAAAAACAGAACCATCATGAAGGCACGAACGTTCGCCATTCAACATCTCGATATGGAGGCACCCCGTCTTCCAGACATCGCGGTTGTCTACATGTTCCTACGAAAAAATGGCCAAGGGTATTACaaacaacattttatacaAACGTctcttttgaatttcaatttaGCATCACAAAAGTTTTTAAAGGTCAAATGTCCATCGTAAAAACAATAGTGGAgctaacgtttcgagcgttttcCCATtgtcattcgctctgatgaagggctaaagCTCTTTTGTGTCTTTCCGgtagaaatttgacccttattggGAGAGCAGTAGTTGCGTAGTGGTGAGAACattcgcctcccaccaatgtggcccgagttcgatttccagacttggcgtcatatgtgggttgagtttgttggttctcttctctgctctgagaggtttttccccgggtactccggttttcccctcccctcaaaaacctgcatttgattaaatttgatttgttttaatttcaatttacagtgtccccaattagtgtgcttaaataaacttgaccaaagtgcctatgaaacggaattttttattatcttattcgaaagagctttcaaaatgatgaagaatggcgtttattttattgtgatagcactcttggtttgattgattgattgattgattttatTTATCTCCATAAATAAGGCTTAATTTACAAATCTTACGGGAGTCTAGAAACAAGGAGAAAGGGCAAAATATAGTAAATCTAATTAGatgcactcttggttgccaagttattcaagattttgagttatgcaaattagatggcCTGTGACTTCACAGTgtataaaataattactattacCACTACTATCAAGTTTTCAGACATTCAGTGTTTTTGAGACTCAAGCCTACATCAACTGCGGAAAAGCTATTGCGTTTCCGTGCTGTTTCGGAGCAAAGAAAGACCGAGGAACGAGATTCTCGGTTTTGGCCGCGCGAGAAATGAAACGAgaggcaaaaaatgaaagaggggggagggggagggtttccttcctttcttccccaccccctccccgCTTACTCGCGCCATTTTTCGCTTGGCCTTTGCTCCGAAACAGTACGGAAACGCTTGCTTCGCAGGCTACTCCGTCGCCTGTATGTACGCATTTGCTCACCTCAATTTTTCTTGACAACCCGAAGTCAGCTAGCTTAACGTGGGTGCAAGATTCGTCGAGGAGTACGTTGTCTCCTACAGAAACCAAACAAACAGATGTTGAATGAGAGGGTAGCTACAAGTCGGCCAGCCTAAGTGCAACGAGGAcaagaacaactctaatttgcaaatttcattGTGAAAAACAGCGGAATTGAATCCTTTGCTCGAgagcttttcatttttgtaaatttcCAGTCGCTGCTGTTTTCGTTCTTTCCAccacgtgaaatgacctgttttgcaacTTCATGGACAACGCATGCACTCAAAggcaatttttctttatggCAAAGGTCAGGTCTCCAGATCGATCTCCACACCACTCAAACCTATTTGATTTCAGGATCGTTTGAATATAACATGTCAACCTACTCAACTAActcaaaattctttgaaatttttgaaaacgatAGTCGCTTGGGCTGAGCGACCTGGCATGGCTCTCTTTGCCAGCAAAATCAGGAAACGACATTAATGGctgcaaataaacaaaaaataatctgTAAGCTGATAATGATAATCATCTCCAGCCGCAAGAAGTTTCGAGCGAATAAAGTACCTTTAATATCGCCGTGCACGAGCCCTTTGCTATTTAGGAACGCTAAGCCTTTGAGTATATCAcgcacaaaaacaaagcatgTTTCCTCAGCAATAACTTGCAAATTTTCTCTCTGTCGTTCTATGTGTTGTTGCAGCGTCCCTcctgaaaaggaaatttcgTTCAAGTATactaatgatgacgatgacgatgacaatTCCCATGGGAAGGGACTCTGCACCTACTGGAATTAAACCCTTTGAGGTGTTGATTACATTGTTCGTTATCTTGTTGGCATTGCTTTGCCTGTGTGGGAATGTTCTCTCGTGTGGTCCTCGTGTCGTAATCATGTAATTAGTGTCTTGTAATTAGTCTTTGTGGTCCATTTAGCATGTTGGTATTTTGGGCGTAAAGCTAGTTTCTTTCCTCCTCCTCAGTCGGTTTACTTACGTTAAGTTGTTACAGAGCTGTCTTCTCTTAGCCAGTATTGTATGGACAGATTGTTTACGTTGTCGGCAGCTGTCTGGCTATTTTTCCACATTccataaaaatataatttatacGTAAGCAATTGCTTCGTTTTTCACCCTTTGTAATTTTCCCATATTCATGTTCTAAGTCAATCTATGTAACTAATATCCGTTAgtttattttcagttgaatCACTTCTTGCTTTTTGGTAATATTAGGCGTATTCAAAAGTTGACGCATATACTCTTATAGACCGTTAAACTTCTGTTTTTTCTCACCTTCCATGTATTCCATACAAATTATGGCGTTTCTGCCAACTAGTTTTGCTCCATAGTACTTGACAATCTCCTTGGCCTCCTCCTTTCTCGCTAGATCCAATGCTAAAATTTCTTCCTTTACATACCCGCACTAAAGTGGAGGTGagaagacaagaaaaaaaatttaaacattaAATAACTTAAGTCAAGAGAAATTAAAGGGGATTCAGATAAGCCTACTTCCTTTCTTTCCTCGTGGATACACTTTTGTTCAGAAATGTATGTAATTAGATGAATACTCCGTTGTGATAAACGTCACGAAGTGTCGGCCTAAGTCAAAGTTTAAACTACCTGTTTATAATTGATGGCTTCGCATCtgtgttggtttctttttttttcaggttggGCTTTGGGTCACTGTTCTTGCTTCTTTgagaagcaaaattaagaggacacttcatgaccgTTATTCTCCGTATTTCTCGTCAAATTGATAGTGAGCTTGACGAAACGACGAGGAGCCACTTCGTGACGCTTATTTAAGGCAGCACGCATCTAATTGAGAGCAATCCTGGGCATGTCACCTTGGATAGGTCTAATGGAGTCCATTCGGGGTTTTCAGCAAAATCTTGGGACTGAGGGCACGTCGCTGTTAAATCTGGTCTGCTAGTGCGCGCAGCTTCTAGTTGGACGCAATACACTTGTGGTCGGGAAAAATTCGAAGGGGGTGCCCGCATCGCGTGTCCTCAGCGCGAGTTTCCGCGCGCACGGGCGCGATATCGCTCACTGCAAATAGAGACTGTTTGTAGTCGACCCTGAATACATTCTAATCATAAATATCACACTTTTCTagaatgtgattggttaaaaagacCATGTATTTTCCACCAATTGGCTTCCTACcatgtaattggacagttacAAAGTTCAATATAATATGACAACGAAATTGAAACTTTAACCAAAATCATAAAATCATGAAACAATTTATGCCTTTCATCAtctttttgtcctttctaaGATCCTCGGAAAGCGTAACATTCATGGTTAATTGCTAATAGGACTTCATGTCGTTCAATTCGTAGACGTAATCGCATCGGGGCgtgtaaaattaaggattaatatcacgcttgttttcagaagttgctgaaattacCCCAGTGGCGCTACGACGAGGGTAATTTCAGCAAATTAATCCTTcattttacgaggatccattgcgattgcttgttaataacatagagggcaaaattactgaatttctgaatgcatAAAATTGCAATAGTGTTTGGTCGCGGACATCGCTCGCGTACTCTTCTAAACTTGCttggaagtttctttcattcttctactttttgaaaacgttcttccAGTACTCCGTGctattcttcgtgttttcattttcgctcttgtcctttcattttttgatatATTCCTTGTCAACTATGTCGAAACGAGAGGCCgttgttacagaaaaacaacttctctaTAGCATAAactgttgctaggcaacctgaggaccaatcgcgAGCGAGTAATCTTGCCCCcttcaaaagcaaaattaagaaaatactagcctcttcattgaccaaaaagcattcagtaatttttccCTCTTCGTGgccgtccgattttgttaatctCTTGTATGgctacagaccgaattgggcttcactc
This portion of the Acropora palmata chromosome 13, jaAcrPala1.3, whole genome shotgun sequence genome encodes:
- the LOC141864027 gene encoding uncharacterized protein LOC141864027 isoform X1; translation: MCGYVKEEILALDLARKEEAKEIVKYYGAKLVGRNAIICMEYMEGGTLQQHIERQRENLQVIAEETCFVFVRDILKGLAFLNSKGLVHGDIKGDNVLLDESCTHVKLADFGLSRKIEEHVDNRDVWKTGCLHIEMLNGERSCLHDGSVFGGDQQGQRSVIPGKHFPSQATKETREFIKLVFGVDREHPPSAAEILRDATVFK
- the LOC141864027 gene encoding uncharacterized protein LOC141864027 isoform X2, translating into MEYMEGGTLQQHIERQRENLQVIAEETCFVFVRDILKGLAFLNSKGLVHGDIKGDNVLLDESCTHVKLADFGLSRKIEEHVDNRDVWKTGCLHIEMLNGERSCLHDGSVFGGDQQGQRSVIPGKHFPSQATKETREFIKLVFGVDREHPPSAAEILRDATVFK